In one window of Buchnera aphidicola (Cavariella theobaldi) DNA:
- the hisA gene encoding 1-(5-phosphoribosyl)-5-[(5-phosphoribosylamino)methylideneamino]imidazole-4-carboxamide isomerase → MIIPAFDIINHQVVRLYQGNYCKKTCYDIDLYNYLNEYHKKGVKIIHLVDLDGAQNSSKRQLQFFKDIISYKIISLQIGGGIRTEEDINTLLMLGAKRVVIGSVAIEKKNIVKKWLNTYGADSIVLALDVHVNKDNHKKIAINGWQKTTDISLEEILNFFSDTGLKHVLCTDISRDGTLSGPNIKLYQEICQNFNNIHFQASGGISTYHDISLLKNIGVKSIIIGRSLLEGQITIQEALKCWQNG, encoded by the coding sequence ATGATTATTCCAGCATTTGATATTATTAATCATCAAGTAGTTCGTTTATATCAAGGTAATTATTGTAAAAAAACGTGTTATGATATTGATTTGTACAATTATTTAAACGAGTACCATAAAAAAGGTGTTAAAATAATTCATTTAGTTGATTTAGATGGTGCTCAAAATAGCTCTAAAAGACAATTGCAATTTTTTAAAGATATTATATCTTATAAAATTATTTCTTTACAAATCGGCGGTGGTATAAGAACAGAAGAAGATATTAATACACTTCTTATGTTGGGAGCGAAAAGAGTTGTTATTGGTTCGGTTGCAATTGAAAAAAAAAATATAGTAAAAAAATGGTTAAATACTTACGGTGCAGATTCTATTGTTTTAGCATTAGATGTACACGTCAACAAGGATAATCATAAAAAAATTGCAATAAATGGATGGCAGAAAACAACGGATATTAGTTTAGAAGAAATATTAAATTTTTTTTCTGATACAGGACTCAAACATGTTTTATGTACAGATATTTCTAGAGATGGTACATTATCAGGTCCTAACATAAAATTATACCAAGAAATTTGTCAAAATTTTAATAATATACATTTTCAAGCTTCTGGTGGCATTAGTACATACCATGATATTAGTTTACTGAAAAATATTGGAGTAAAAAGTATTATTATCGGACGTAGTTTATTAGAGGGGCAGATTACTATACAAGAGGCGTTAAAATGCTGGCAAAACGGATAA
- the metG gene encoding methionine--tRNA ligase yields MANRKILITCAFPYANGPIHIGHMLEHIQADIWARYHRMRGREVWFISADDAHGTAIMLQSEKLEISPEQLIGDVIKEHKLDFLNFNISHDNYYSTHSTENFYFLKKIFLKLQKKGLIQEKIISQFYDNIKNIFLPDRFIKGTCPNCKSKNQYGDNCEVCSATYEPVDLIDPISVISGQHPILKKTKHLYFDLPFFSSILKNWIHSGVLHNTVINKTEEWFKIGLKQWGISRDAPYFGFKIPNYLNKYFYVWLDAPIGYISAFKNLCSFNKKLHFKDLWCTDSEYELYHFIGKDIIYFHTLFWPAILEAANLRKPNSIFVHGYLTMNGLKLSKSRGVLLTAKDWIKYFDSDSLRYYFASKLSNNINDIEINLKDFVHKINSDIVNKLVNLAARNASFINIYFDNFLSRTLNDIKLYQYFIDSSKDIEIFLENRDFSSVIRKSMMLLDMANHYINEKKPWLIAKQDPKNSELQIISTLGINLFRIIMIFLKPILPDLAKKTELFLIDELRWNNINKPLLSHKIKKFIPLYKRININIVDHLTANFKE; encoded by the coding sequence ATGGCTAATAGAAAAATTTTAATTACTTGTGCGTTTCCTTATGCTAATGGACCAATACATATTGGTCATATGTTAGAACATATTCAAGCTGATATTTGGGCTCGTTATCATAGAATGCGTGGTCGTGAAGTTTGGTTTATTTCTGCAGATGATGCGCATGGTACTGCCATTATGTTGCAGTCTGAAAAATTAGAAATTTCTCCAGAACAATTAATAGGTGATGTGATAAAAGAGCATAAATTAGATTTTTTGAATTTTAATATTTCTCATGATAATTATTATTCTACTCATAGCACGGAAAATTTTTATTTTTTAAAAAAAATTTTTCTCAAATTACAAAAAAAAGGATTAATTCAAGAAAAAATAATTTCACAGTTTTATGATAATATAAAAAATATTTTTCTTCCTGATAGATTTATTAAGGGGACTTGCCCTAATTGCAAATCAAAAAATCAATATGGAGATAATTGTGAGGTATGTAGCGCTACTTATGAACCTGTAGATCTCATAGATCCAATTTCTGTTATTTCAGGTCAACATCCTATCTTAAAAAAAACAAAACACTTGTATTTTGATTTACCATTTTTTAGTTCTATTTTGAAAAATTGGATACATTCTGGTGTTTTACATAATACCGTGATTAATAAAACGGAAGAATGGTTTAAAATAGGATTAAAACAATGGGGTATTTCTAGAGATGCACCATATTTTGGATTTAAAATTCCTAATTATTTAAATAAATATTTTTATGTTTGGCTTGACGCTCCTATTGGTTATATTAGTGCCTTTAAAAACTTGTGTAGTTTTAATAAAAAATTACATTTCAAAGATCTTTGGTGTACAGACTCTGAATACGAATTATATCATTTTATCGGTAAGGATATTATTTATTTTCATACTTTATTTTGGCCTGCAATATTAGAAGCTGCCAATCTGAGAAAACCAAATAGTATTTTTGTACATGGTTATCTTACTATGAACGGATTAAAGTTATCTAAATCGCGTGGTGTTTTATTAACAGCAAAAGACTGGATAAAATATTTTGATTCTGATAGTTTACGTTATTATTTTGCGAGTAAACTGTCAAATAATATTAATGATATTGAAATTAATTTAAAAGATTTTGTTCATAAAATCAATAGCGATATTGTCAATAAACTCGTAAATTTAGCAGCAAGAAATGCCAGCTTTATTAATATATATTTTGATAATTTTTTATCTCGTACTTTAAATGATATAAAATTGTATCAGTATTTTATTGATTCTTCGAAAGATATTGAAATTTTTTTAGAAAATCGTGATTTTAGTTCTGTTATTCGTAAATCTATGATGTTATTAGATATGGCTAATCATTATATTAATGAAAAAAAGCCATGGTTAATTGCTAAACAAGATCCGAAAAATTCTGAATTACAAATTATATCTACTTTAGGTATTAATTTATTTAGAATTATTATGATTTTTTTAAAACCAATATTGCCTGATCTTGCAAAAAAAACAGAACTGTTTTTAATAGATGAGTTACGATGGAATAATATTAATAAACCACTATTATCACATAAAATTAAAAAATTTATACCATTATATAAAAGAATTAACATAAATATAGTTGATCACTTAACGGCTAATTTTAAAGAATAA
- the tilS gene encoding tRNA lysidine(34) synthetase TilS, producing the protein MIKKIIEQSKNKLFLIAYSGGLDSTVLLHKIFTIQKENIPSIQIRAIHINHNINYLSKEWAIHCKKICKKYKIPLIIKDIFIKIKKHNCEEQLRIKRYTIIYQNLCINEILLTGHHLNDQCETLILSLKRGSGPTGLSGMEQTSKFGNKKIIRPFLNIIRQDLELYAQNNKLKWIEDFSNSDILYDRNFIRHKIIPILQERWPYFLKNCARSANICRQETILLRHFLKQEIKQYITSDYGLKIKNFKNINKIKCHSLIRYWISKKTIKMPSYKMIHSIYYQMIYSQKDANPKIVLNQKEIRRFKSVLYLITTQPIIKNIIIFWHDTSKNLILPNALGELKQNPAGLSLPIPKKNELINIRFQYEGTLLIIGRNKKRNIKKIWQEKNIPPWLRNQIPLLFYNDRFISALGVFIVNTNEKNKKIWKITWKNKIPSKNINQFIFV; encoded by the coding sequence GTGATTAAAAAAATTATTGAACAATCTAAAAATAAATTATTCTTAATAGCATACAGTGGAGGATTAGACTCTACAGTATTATTGCATAAAATATTTACCATTCAAAAAGAAAACATTCCATCTATTCAAATAAGAGCAATACATATTAATCATAATATTAATTATCTTTCTAAAGAATGGGCTATACACTGCAAAAAAATATGCAAAAAGTATAAAATACCATTAATTATTAAAGATATCTTTATTAAGATAAAAAAACATAACTGTGAAGAACAGTTGCGCATTAAAAGATATACAATTATCTATCAAAATTTATGCATTAATGAAATACTACTTACCGGACATCATCTAAATGATCAATGTGAAACATTAATTTTATCTTTAAAAAGAGGAAGCGGTCCTACTGGATTATCTGGTATGGAACAAACAAGTAAATTCGGAAACAAAAAAATTATTCGTCCTTTTTTAAATATAATACGTCAAGACTTGGAATTATATGCACAAAATAATAAACTGAAATGGATAGAAGACTTTAGTAATTCAGATATTTTATATGATCGTAATTTTATTCGACATAAAATTATTCCCATTCTACAAGAAAGATGGCCTTATTTTTTAAAAAATTGTGCACGTAGCGCCAATATATGCCGACAAGAAACTATACTACTAAGACATTTTCTTAAACAAGAAATAAAACAATACATAACATCAGATTATGGCTTAAAAATAAAAAATTTTAAAAATATTAATAAAATAAAATGTCACTCATTAATAAGATATTGGATTTCTAAAAAAACTATTAAAATGCCTTCATACAAAATGATTCATTCTATTTACTATCAAATGATATATAGTCAAAAAGATGCTAATCCTAAGATTGTTCTCAATCAAAAAGAAATAAGACGCTTTAAGAGTGTATTATACTTAATAACCACGCAACCAATAATAAAAAATATAATTATATTTTGGCATGATACAAGTAAAAATTTAATTTTACCTAATGCATTAGGTGAATTAAAACAAAATCCCGCAGGCTTGTCTTTACCTATACCTAAAAAAAATGAACTCATAAATATTAGATTTCAGTATGAAGGAACCTTATTAATTATAGGCAGAAACAAAAAAAGAAATATCAAAAAAATTTGGCAAGAAAAAAACATACCGCCTTGGTTGCGTAATCAAATTCCATTATTATTTTATAATGATAGATTTATTAGCGCCTTGGGAGTTTTTATTGTAAATACTAATGAAAAAAATAAAAAAATTTGGAAAATTACATGGAAAAATAAAATTCCATCAAAAAATATAAATCAATTTATATTCGTATAA
- the rsxA gene encoding electron transport complex subunit RsxA produces the protein MKHYFFLCLSNIFIDNFILVKFLGLCPFMGVSNNIQSAVGMSLATSFVIIISSFFLWFINGFILIPYDLLYLRIILYILIISVLVQFLELFLKKISFRLYLMLGIFLPLITTNCAVLAIPLFNIYLHHTLIESILYGVSASLGYTLVMIIFSSIRERIIVSDIPLIFKGAPIALINISLMSITFMGFQGIIKL, from the coding sequence GTGAAGCACTATTTTTTTTTATGTTTATCTAATATATTCATCGATAATTTTATTTTAGTAAAATTTCTTGGTTTATGTCCTTTTATGGGTGTTTCAAATAATATTCAAAGTGCTGTGGGTATGAGTTTAGCAACATCCTTTGTAATTATAATATCTTCATTTTTTTTATGGTTTATAAATGGATTTATCTTAATTCCATATGATCTTTTGTATTTAAGGATAATATTATATATTTTAATTATTTCTGTACTTGTTCAGTTTTTAGAATTATTTTTAAAAAAAATTAGTTTTCGTCTATATCTTATGTTGGGAATTTTTCTTCCTTTAATTACAACTAATTGTGCTGTGTTAGCTATTCCACTATTTAATATTTATTTACATCATACTTTAATAGAATCTATATTATATGGAGTCAGTGCATCTCTGGGTTATACTTTAGTAATGATAATATTTTCAAGTATACGAGAGCGTATCATAGTATCTGATATTCCTTTGATCTTTAAAGGTGCTCCCATTGCTTTAATTAACATTAGCTTAATGTCAATTACATTTATGGGATTTCAAGGTATAATAAAATTATAA
- the hisIE gene encoding bifunctional phosphoribosyl-AMP cyclohydrolase/phosphoribosyl-ATP diphosphatase HisIE yields the protein MLTQQDLSRLNWSKTHNMIPVVIQNYASHTVLMHGYMNYDALLKTQREGLVTFYSRTKKRLWTKGEVSGNFLRVIEISPDCDYDTLLILVSAIGDTCHLSKKSCFFSKKYPLHFLFELEEIINTRKKTFKKNSYTKDLYHSGTKRIAQKVGEEAIETILAAMKKDKNELINETADLIYHLIVLLQDQDLNLITVIDTLKKRHLLSCK from the coding sequence ATGTTAACACAACAAGATTTATCTAGACTCAATTGGTCAAAAACTCATAATATGATACCGGTTGTAATTCAAAATTATGCCTCTCATACAGTATTAATGCATGGTTATATGAATTATGATGCATTATTAAAAACACAAAGAGAGGGTTTAGTTACTTTTTATTCACGTACTAAAAAACGTTTGTGGACAAAAGGAGAAGTTTCCGGTAACTTTTTAAGAGTTATCGAAATTAGTCCAGATTGTGATTATGATACATTATTAATATTGGTTTCCGCTATTGGAGATACATGTCATTTAAGTAAAAAAAGTTGTTTTTTTTCAAAAAAATATCCTTTACATTTTTTATTTGAATTAGAAGAAATTATTAATACTCGAAAAAAAACATTTAAAAAAAATTCTTATACAAAAGATTTATATCACTCTGGAACGAAACGGATTGCACAAAAAGTGGGAGAAGAGGCTATCGAAACGATATTAGCAGCTATGAAAAAAGATAAAAATGAATTAATAAATGAAACTGCAGATTTAATTTATCACTTAATAGTCTTATTACAAGATCAAGATTTAAATCTGATAACAGTTATTGATACCTTAAAAAAGAGGCATTTATTGTCTTGTAAATAA
- a CDS encoding riboflavin synthase subunit alpha — protein sequence MFTGIVHGTANVVSIEKKKNFHSYTIKLSSLLSEGLKVGASVSNNGCCLTVKHIDKLYYTFDIMKETLNHTNLGILNIGDYINIERSAKYGDEIGGHIVSGHILNTAEVCRISEFSNNYTLWLKIHNKNIMKYFFYRGFICIDGISLTIGEIIENEFCIHIIPETLLRTTIKNKKKGSLMNIEIDVQTQIIVDTTERFINNQKKYLFKNIISH from the coding sequence ATGTTTACAGGTATTGTACATGGCACAGCAAATGTTGTATCTATAGAAAAGAAAAAAAATTTTCATAGTTATACTATTAAGCTTTCATCTCTTTTATCTGAAGGATTAAAAGTTGGAGCTTCAGTGTCAAATAATGGCTGTTGCTTAACAGTAAAACATATTGATAAATTATATTATACTTTTGATATTATGAAAGAAACATTAAATCATACTAATTTGGGAATATTAAATATTGGAGATTATATTAATATTGAAAGATCCGCTAAATATGGTGATGAAATTGGTGGTCATATAGTATCTGGACATATCCTAAATACAGCAGAGGTTTGTCGCATATCTGAATTCAGTAATAATTATACTTTATGGTTAAAAATACACAACAAAAATATTATGAAATATTTTTTTTATAGAGGATTTATTTGTATAGATGGTATTAGTCTTACTATTGGTGAAATTATTGAAAACGAATTTTGTATTCATATAATACCAGAAACTTTATTACGTACAACAATAAAAAATAAAAAAAAAGGCAGTTTAATGAATATTGAAATTGATGTTCAGACACAAATTATTGTGGATACAACAGAGCGTTTTATAAATAATCAAAAAAAATATTTATTCAAAAATATAATATCCCATTAA
- a CDS encoding RnfABCDGE type electron transport complex subunit D, protein MNFPYIYPMYSIRKIMFFVLIACIPGICAKCYFFGLNVLVQIFFSIVISILFEIIILKMCHKNIKFYLYDNSVIVTAILFGVSLPSLLPWWIIFIGLFFSIIVAKHLYGGIGQNIFNPAMIGYAILLISFPLYMSNWKERDLSLSLIEDVKASYSVIFLKNSIYPEENNNPVLVSPELFSQATPLNDFKTHSHLNYNNFLHSTLEEYQIVNLKNSWKWININFLLGGIFLIYKKIICWRIPLSFLITLSFLSTITWLWNATLFSSPIIHFLSGGTMICAFFIATDPVTMPCTNTGRIIFSIITALLVWLLRNYSNYPDSIAFSVLFSNMLVPLIDYFIKPSVYGHKKI, encoded by the coding sequence ATGAATTTTCCTTATATATATCCGATGTATAGCATCAGAAAAATAATGTTTTTTGTTTTAATTGCCTGCATTCCTGGCATATGTGCAAAATGCTATTTTTTTGGATTAAATGTTTTAGTGCAAATATTTTTTTCTATTGTTATTTCTATATTATTTGAAATAATTATTTTAAAAATGTGTCATAAAAACATTAAGTTTTATTTATATGATAATTCTGTTATTGTAACTGCTATATTATTTGGAGTTAGCCTTCCTTCTTTATTACCATGGTGGATTATTTTTATTGGTTTATTTTTTTCTATTATTGTTGCTAAACATTTATATGGTGGCATTGGACAAAATATATTCAATCCAGCAATGATTGGTTATGCAATATTATTGATATCTTTTCCATTATATATGAGTAATTGGAAAGAACGTGATTTATCTCTTTCATTAATCGAAGATGTTAAAGCATCATATAGTGTTATTTTTTTAAAAAATAGTATATATCCTGAAGAAAATAATAACCCAGTATTAGTATCACCTGAATTATTTTCACAAGCTACCCCTTTAAATGATTTTAAAACACATTCTCACCTTAATTATAATAATTTTTTACATTCCACTCTTGAAGAATATCAAATAGTTAATCTTAAAAATAGTTGGAAATGGATTAATATTAATTTTTTATTGGGTGGTATTTTTTTAATATATAAAAAAATTATTTGCTGGAGAATTCCATTAAGTTTTTTAATTACTTTAAGTTTTTTATCTACAATTACTTGGCTGTGGAATGCTACATTGTTTTCTTCTCCTATAATACATTTTTTATCTGGAGGAACAATGATATGTGCATTTTTTATTGCTACTGATCCAGTTACAATGCCTTGTACTAACACAGGTCGAATTATTTTTTCTATTATTACTGCTCTTTTGGTATGGTTACTACGTAATTATAGTAACTACCCAGATTCTATTGCCTTTTCAGTATTATTTTCTAATATGCTTGTACCGCTCATTGATTATTTCATTAAGCCATCTGTTTATGGTCATAAAAAAATATGA
- the gndA gene encoding NADP-dependent phosphogluconate dehydrogenase, whose amino-acid sequence MAKQNIGVIGMAVMGKNLALNIESHNYTVSIFNRTRKITEEVIQSNIGKKIFPYFSIEDFVNSLIKPRCILLMVKSGQATDATITSLLSYLDKGDVIIDGGNTFYKDTIRRHDILSKKGIDFIGMGVSGGESGALKGPSIMPSGTKEAYARIAPMLKKISAKFNGEPCVSYIGSDGAGHYVKMVHNGIEYGDMQLIAESYQILKTVLNSTNQELASIFHDWNQGELNSYLIDITKNIFLEKDNDGNDLLNMILDQAEDKNTGKWISASALELREPLSLITESVFARYLSSLKVQRSIASNILKGPNLDIIAKDQKKYIEEVRKALYLGKIISYAQGFSLLKKASKKYSWNLNFGEIAKIFRSGCIIRASFLQKITDAYSKDKDIVNLLLTPYFLKIANLYESSLRKIVISSVEYGIPVPAFSSAIAYYDSYRSELLPANLIQAQRDFFGAHTYKRIDKDGIFHTKWKIVS is encoded by the coding sequence ATGGCTAAACAGAATATTGGCGTTATAGGCATGGCAGTAATGGGAAAAAATTTAGCTTTGAATATAGAAAGTCATAATTATACTGTTTCTATTTTTAATAGAACTAGAAAAATAACTGAAGAGGTTATTCAAAGTAACATAGGTAAAAAGATTTTTCCTTATTTTTCCATTGAAGATTTTGTTAATTCATTAATAAAACCTCGATGTATTCTCCTAATGGTTAAATCTGGTCAAGCCACGGATGCAACAATTACATCGCTTTTATCTTATTTAGATAAAGGTGACGTCATAATCGATGGTGGTAATACTTTTTATAAAGACACTATACGTAGACACGATATTTTATCTAAAAAAGGAATTGATTTTATTGGTATGGGAGTTTCTGGTGGCGAATCTGGAGCTTTAAAGGGTCCATCCATTATGCCTAGTGGAACAAAAGAAGCATATGCTCGAATTGCTCCCATGCTTAAAAAAATTTCGGCAAAATTTAATGGTGAACCATGTGTGAGTTATATTGGATCTGATGGCGCTGGTCATTATGTAAAAATGGTTCATAATGGTATAGAATATGGCGATATGCAGCTTATTGCAGAATCTTATCAAATATTAAAAACAGTTCTAAATAGTACTAATCAAGAATTAGCAAGTATTTTTCATGATTGGAATCAAGGTGAATTGAATAGTTATTTAATAGATATTACAAAAAATATATTTTTGGAAAAAGATAATGATGGAAATGATCTTCTTAATATGATTTTAGATCAAGCAGAAGATAAAAACACTGGAAAATGGATTAGTGCTAGTGCTTTAGAATTGCGTGAGCCTTTATCATTGATTACAGAATCTGTTTTTGCACGATATTTATCTTCTTTAAAAGTCCAACGATCTATTGCATCTAATATATTAAAAGGACCTAATTTAGATATTATTGCTAAAGATCAAAAAAAATATATTGAAGAAGTACGAAAAGCTTTATATTTAGGTAAAATTATCTCTTATGCACAAGGATTTTCATTATTAAAGAAAGCATCAAAAAAATATTCATGGAATTTAAATTTTGGAGAGATTGCAAAAATATTTAGATCAGGGTGTATTATTCGAGCAAGTTTTTTACAAAAAATAACAGATGCGTATTCTAAGGATAAAGATATTGTTAATTTACTATTAACTCCTTATTTTTTAAAAATTGCTAATTTATATGAGAGTTCTTTGCGTAAAATAGTAATTTCCTCTGTAGAATACGGTATTCCAGTTCCCGCTTTTTCTTCCGCTATTGCATATTATGACAGTTATCGATCAGAGTTATTACCTGCCAATTTAATTCAAGCGCAACGAGATTTTTTTGGTGCACATACTTATAAACGTATTGATAAAGATGGTATTTTTCATACAAAATGGAAAATAGTCTCATAA
- the dcd gene encoding dCTP deaminase has translation MRLCDEDIEILLNKKELIIIPYPKKQLINGITVDIHLGDKFRIFHDHKRACIDLSGSKENIALSLSEIMSDEISFSSEKPFFLQPGTLALSSTFENIIMPNNLVGWLDGRSSLARLGLMVHATSHRIDPGWEGNIVLEIFNSGKLTLVLRPQMKIAALSFEMLSKSVLRPYSSRREAKYKQQNGVVCSRIDQE, from the coding sequence ATGCGATTATGTGATGAAGATATTGAGATTTTATTAAATAAAAAAGAATTGATTATTATACCATATCCTAAAAAACAATTAATTAATGGTATTACAGTTGATATACACCTTGGTGACAAGTTTCGTATTTTTCATGATCATAAAAGAGCATGTATTGATTTAAGTGGTTCTAAAGAAAATATAGCATTATCTTTATCAGAAATTATGAGCGATGAAATATCTTTTTCTTCAGAAAAACCATTTTTTTTACAACCAGGTACTTTAGCTCTATCTTCTACTTTTGAAAATATAATCATGCCAAATAATTTAGTAGGTTGGTTAGATGGTCGGTCTTCTTTAGCTCGTTTAGGTTTAATGGTTCATGCTACCTCACATCGTATTGATCCGGGATGGGAAGGTAATATTGTATTAGAAATTTTTAATTCCGGAAAATTAACATTGGTATTACGACCTCAAATGAAAATTGCAGCATTGAGTTTTGAAATGCTTTCCAAATCTGTTTTGCGTCCTTATTCTTCTAGGCGCGAAGCTAAATATAAACAGCAAAATGGAGTAGTTTGTAGTCGTATTGACCAAGAATAA
- the hisF gene encoding imidazole glycerol phosphate synthase subunit HisF — protein MLAKRIIACLDVKDGSVVKGVQFQDHTVVGDILALSQKYTEEGIDELVFYDITASTENKLVDRKWIEKVAEIINVPFCVAGGIKSVQDAQIILSSGADKISINSSALINPYLITEMANRFGVQCIVVGIDSWWDHKKNCYMVHQYTGDIDRRYQTNWKTCDWIQRVQKYGAGEIVLNMMNQDGLQNGYDLIQLKKMRKICQVPLIASGGAGKIEHFYDVFYHTNIDGVLAASVFHKNIVHIQNLKSFLIKKGIEVREC, from the coding sequence ATGCTGGCAAAACGGATAATAGCGTGTCTTGATGTTAAAGATGGATCAGTAGTAAAAGGTGTACAATTTCAAGATCATACAGTAGTGGGTGATATTCTGGCTTTATCTCAAAAATATACAGAAGAAGGTATAGACGAATTAGTTTTTTATGATATCACAGCTTCTACAGAAAATAAGTTAGTAGATAGAAAGTGGATTGAAAAAGTTGCAGAAATTATCAATGTTCCTTTTTGTGTTGCAGGGGGTATTAAAAGTGTACAAGATGCACAAATTATTTTATCTTCTGGCGCAGATAAAATATCTATCAATTCTTCAGCTTTAATAAATCCTTATTTAATAACAGAAATGGCTAATCGTTTTGGAGTCCAATGTATAGTAGTAGGCATTGATTCATGGTGGGATCATAAAAAAAACTGTTATATGGTGCATCAATACACAGGTGATATTGATCGGAGATATCAAACAAATTGGAAAACATGTGATTGGATACAAAGAGTACAAAAATATGGAGCGGGAGAAATAGTATTAAATATGATGAATCAAGATGGTTTACAGAATGGATATGATTTAATACAATTAAAAAAAATGAGAAAAATATGTCAAGTGCCTTTGATTGCATCAGGAGGTGCTGGAAAAATAGAGCATTTTTATGATGTGTTCTATCATACTAATATAGATGGTGTATTAGCAGCATCTGTATTTCATAAAAATATTGTGCATATTCAAAATTTAAAAAGTTTTTTAATTAAAAAAGGAATAGAAGTGAGAGAATGTTAA
- a CDS encoding RnfABCDGE type electron transport complex subunit B, which yields MFIFIVIFILSIFSFIIGLILSYSAYILRIKSDPIIEQINECFPQSQCGQCGYSGCYPYSKAIINKKEKIDKCVPGGEEVILKIAQLLNIKLTIKNALQDIKKEIVNTTVSIDEYNCVGCSKCAYFCPVDAIIGAPNFIHTVLEDFCTGCNICLLHCPTNCIKIKKRYDND from the coding sequence ATGTTTATTTTTATTGTTATTTTTATATTGAGTATTTTTTCTTTTATTATAGGATTAATATTAAGTTATAGCGCATATATATTACGAATAAAAAGTGATCCTATTATAGAACAAATAAATGAGTGTTTTCCTCAAAGTCAATGTGGTCAATGCGGATATTCTGGTTGTTATCCTTATTCAAAAGCAATCATTAATAAAAAAGAGAAAATTGATAAATGTGTTCCAGGTGGCGAAGAAGTGATATTAAAAATTGCTCAATTATTAAATATCAAACTCACTATTAAAAATGCACTTCAAGATATAAAAAAAGAAATAGTAAACACAACTGTATCAATAGATGAATATAATTGCGTAGGATGTTCTAAATGTGCTTATTTTTGTCCGGTTGATGCAATCATAGGAGCTCCTAATTTTATTCATACAGTATTAGAAGATTTTTGTACAGGTTGTAACATTTGTTTGTTACACTGCCCTACTAATTGTATTAAAATAAAAAAAAGATATGATAATGATTAA